The DNA segment AGTAGTGCAAATGCCACAACCTGAGCAGTAATCGAGTGACTTGTCAACAGATTCGCCGACGCGGAAACGTTCAGCTTGTGGGCCAACGAACTTTGGTCCTGTGAATAAATCAGTGACACGAGAAACTGGGCACTGAGTTTCGCATATTGTACACTTCACGCATGAGTCAAGTGACATGCGGGCCATTGAAGCTTTTGCATAATCGAGGCTCATCGGTTTTCTCCTTCACTTATTGCTGAATGGGCAGCTACCCACGCTGAACCCAGCGCAATACCTTCACCTGACTTCTCTACCGGCGCATGCGCTCCGCCCAGAATTGATCCGGCAAGATACATGTTGCGGTAGAGCACATTACCCTCGGTATCTAGCGGATGCATGTGCTGGTCCACTCGGATGCCAGAAGAGAAAATATCGGCGGCTTCACGAACGGGGAGTCCAAAAATACGTTCGGTAATTGTGCCGTCTGGATCGCGAGTGAGTGAACCAGATTCGAAACCGCCACCAGCATGAATAACGGCATCGACACGCGACACGGTGACGCGACCAGCTCGCTGAATATGAACGGTCCGTACAGCTCCATCTTCATGCTCGAACCCAATTACTTGTGCGTTGGTGGAGATGTCGATACGTGAGGCTTTTGTTGCCGCTACGAGGGCATCGTTGAGGCGGCGGCCAGGAACTGACGGCGGGGGAACCGGGACTTCGCTGATTCGCACGCCAAGTTCGTCCGTAAGATACTGGTAAGTTTCTGGTTGAAGACCAAGGATAGCTGGTAGTACCAAAATCTCGTCGGGCTGTGCTTGGCCACGCAATGCATCCAGGAATGCAGCCCGCCCGGATGTCGTATCTAGGAATCGAGCAAAATTCGTTGCTGCAGAATCAGCTTCATTCCCACGCACATCAAGATCGATACTGATCGCACGTGCGGAAACATTGACCAGTGGGGAACGCGAGAGATTATCGGCAATGAGTTGTGCCGGGAAATCCTTGAATTGTTTAATTCCGACGACGACGAGTTTTTGGCCATCTTCAAGCGGAAGGAGAGTTGAATGTAGGCCGAACATTGGGCGTACCGCACCAACTGCCGTCGGAACTAGCGAGTTCGATTCTTCGTCTGCCGGTAATTGAATAAACGGTAAGCGTTGGCCTAGCCAACCTACTGCGTGACGTACTGCCTGTGCACCGATCTTATGATACGGGTGATCAGGATGATCAATAGCTCCGATTGCCTCAAAAGGTTTGGTGACGGGTGCACCTTCAGCGGTCCAGCCATAAACATCAATTCCACCAGTGGAAAGCAACAAGCCACCGAGGCCTTTAGAGATGATTTCGACTCGATGACCAGCTTCGGCCAGCATGAGTGCTGAAGATAGGCCAGCTAGGCCGGCGCCAATAACAACAACTTTCATCACTTGTCACCTTCTTCGTTAGTTGCGGATGTCATGCTTACCGGCTGTGGTTTGATGACCTGAGTTTTGGGTGGCTGTGGGCGGCCGTGAAGCAGACCAAGATCACCGGTTGCTTGTTTGGCTGGTTCGCTCGGCGCTGGTAAATGATCGATATCCAACGTTCCTTGGAGGATCCATTGGTTGAGCGCGGCTTCACGCATTTGCTCTCCGTACAGCAGTGGGTAGACGCCGTCGAAGCGGTTGGTGGTGAACAGCCGCAACATGGTTGAGGTGCGGTCTGCGGCTGCTGCGTTATTTTCGTGCTCGGAATTGCGACGGTAGACTTCGTGCATGACGCCAGCTGCGCGGATTGCGCAGAAAGTTCCTTGGCATGGCCCCATGCCAAGGCGAGTTTGACGGCGAACATCATCGAGATTTGCTTCAGGTTGAGCCGAAAGCTGCTCTTCGATCATTGAGCGGGTGACGAGCTCGCATTCGCAAATAACGGAGTCATGATCGCGAGTCTTTTCAACCTTCGCGAGGCGATCAGAATTGCGATGCGTGCGCTTTCCTTGAGCTGACGGGACAGCTTCGGTTTCGGTGATGCAAGGACGATCTTCTCCCCAGTGTTCCATAAGCGCATCAACAACGTTCTTTGCCATCAACCGGTAGGTGGTGAGTTTTCCGCCGGCGATAGTGAACATACCTGCGATACCGTCGCGTTCGCCGTGGTCAATAATTGCCATACCGCGCGACATGTGGCGGGTATCAGTGGACGATACGCGTGAGTCCTTCACGAGTGGTCGTGCACCTGCCCAAACGTGGATTGCTCGCGATTTCTTGAATCCTGGGATGAGGACTTCACCAGCGTTGAGCATCTGGATCACTTCGTCGTGTTCGATTTCGAGGAAGTCAGGGTTTTCCACAGCCTTATCAGTTGTTCCGATGATGGAGACGGTGTGTGCTGGAACGATGATGTCTCCGTCGGCTGGGTGGATACACCGATTGATAACGCGGTGAGAAAGCCGATGGTTCATAGCTATCATGATTCCCCGGCCCGGGACGACGTCGACGCCGTGGGCTCCAGCCATCGCTGCTACTTGTCCAGCCCATGGGCCGGCTGCGTTAATTACTGCCCGGCAGTCGATCCGAATGTCTTCGTCGGTGCGTTCGTTATGGCAGATGACGGCTGAAACGTTGCCGTTTTCGCTCAAGATTTCGGTGACTTTGTGGTAGGTGAGAGTGAGGGATCCGAGCGCGCGGGCTGATTCGATCAGTCCCCAGCACATACGCCAGCCGTCAACCGCACCATCTTCGACTGCGAACGCACGCTTGATGCCAGGGTTGAGGCGGGGTTCCATTTTTAATGCTTGTGCGACAGAGATTTCTTCGCAGGGAACGTTGGTGTCTTTGGCGCCGTTGATGAACTTGTCGGAGAAGTCCAGAGGATCTTCTGGGGTGACGACGAACAGGCCGCCGGTTTCT comes from the Arcanobacterium phocisimile genome and includes:
- the glpB gene encoding glycerol-3-phosphate dehydrogenase subunit GlpB, which produces MKVVVIGAGLAGLSSALMLAEAGHRVEIISKGLGGLLLSTGGIDVYGWTAEGAPVTKPFEAIGAIDHPDHPYHKIGAQAVRHAVGWLGQRLPFIQLPADEESNSLVPTAVGAVRPMFGLHSTLLPLEDGQKLVVVGIKQFKDFPAQLIADNLSRSPLVNVSARAISIDLDVRGNEADSAATNFARFLDTTSGRAAFLDALRGQAQPDEILVLPAILGLQPETYQYLTDELGVRISEVPVPPPSVPGRRLNDALVAATKASRIDISTNAQVIGFEHEDGAVRTVHIQRAGRVTVSRVDAVIHAGGGFESGSLTRDPDGTITERIFGLPVREAADIFSSGIRVDQHMHPLDTEGNVLYRNMYLAGSILGGAHAPVEKSGEGIALGSAWVAAHSAISEGENR
- the glpA gene encoding anaerobic glycerol-3-phosphate dehydrogenase subunit GlpA, with the protein product MKTLSTDVVVVGGGATGAGILRDLAMRGFHAILLERADIAQGTSGRFHGLLHSGGRYVVSDPRSATECAEENLIMRRIHADAVEETGGLFVVTPEDPLDFSDKFINGAKDTNVPCEEISVAQALKMEPRLNPGIKRAFAVEDGAVDGWRMCWGLIESARALGSLTLTYHKVTEILSENGNVSAVICHNERTDEDIRIDCRAVINAAGPWAGQVAAMAGAHGVDVVPGRGIMIAMNHRLSHRVINRCIHPADGDIIVPAHTVSIIGTTDKAVENPDFLEIEHDEVIQMLNAGEVLIPGFKKSRAIHVWAGARPLVKDSRVSSTDTRHMSRGMAIIDHGERDGIAGMFTIAGGKLTTYRLMAKNVVDALMEHWGEDRPCITETEAVPSAQGKRTHRNSDRLAKVEKTRDHDSVICECELVTRSMIEEQLSAQPEANLDDVRRQTRLGMGPCQGTFCAIRAAGVMHEVYRRNSEHENNAAAADRTSTMLRLFTTNRFDGVYPLLYGEQMREAALNQWILQGTLDIDHLPAPSEPAKQATGDLGLLHGRPQPPKTQVIKPQPVSMTSATNEEGDK